A window of the Bacteroides thetaiotaomicron VPI-5482 genome harbors these coding sequences:
- a CDS encoding DUF4884 domain-containing protein, which produces MKTLTRLFILLFVMAGVSSCYTGIPLKQGKSENNRTYEVSYLFEHDGVKVYRFMDMGNYVYFTTKGDVTSIKNDSTKERTVTIYRDDTVR; this is translated from the coding sequence ATGAAAACATTAACTAGACTATTTATTCTTTTATTCGTTATGGCAGGTGTAAGTTCCTGCTATACAGGTATCCCATTGAAACAAGGCAAATCGGAAAACAACCGAACTTACGAAGTCAGCTATTTGTTCGAGCATGACGGAGTCAAAGTCTATCGATTTATGGATATGGGAAACTATGTGTACTTTACCACAAAGGGAGATGTGACCAGTATCAAAAATGACTCTACGAAAGAAAGGACTGTAACGATCTACAGAGATGATACAGTCAGATAA
- the nadB gene encoding L-aspartate oxidase translates to MVRKFDFLVIGSGIAGMSFALKVAHKGKVALICKSGLEEANTYFAQGGVASVTNLLVDNFDKHIEDTMIAGDWISDRGAVEKVVREAPAQIEELIKWGVDFDKNEKGEFDLHREGGHSEFRILHHKDNTGAEIQDSLIKAVQRHPNIEVIENQFAVEILTQHHLGVTVTRQTPDIKCYGAYILDPKTGKVDTYLAKVTLMATGGVGAVYKTTTNPLVATGDGIAMVYRAKGTVKDMEFVQFHPTALYHPGDRPSFLITEAMRGYGGVLRTMDGKEFMQKYDPRLSLAPRDIVARAIDNEMKNRGDDHVYLDVTHKDPEETKKHFPNIYEKCLSLGIDITKDYIPVAPAAHYLCGGILVDLNGQSSIERLYAVGECSCTGLHGGNRLASNSLIEAVVYADAAAKHSLRVVDQYAYNEAIPEWNDEGTRSPEEMVLITQSMKEVNQIMSTYVGIVRSDLRLKRAWDRLDIIYEETESLFKRSVASREICELRNMVNVGYLIMRQAMERKESRGLHYTIDYPHAKK, encoded by the coding sequence ATGGTAAGAAAATTCGATTTCCTCGTTATCGGCTCCGGAATTGCCGGTATGAGTTTTGCGCTCAAAGTGGCGCACAAAGGTAAAGTTGCTCTTATCTGTAAAAGCGGGCTGGAAGAAGCCAATACGTACTTCGCACAAGGAGGAGTGGCGTCCGTCACCAACCTGCTGGTGGATAATTTCGACAAACACATTGAAGACACGATGATTGCCGGCGACTGGATCAGTGACCGTGGCGCAGTAGAAAAAGTAGTGCGCGAAGCGCCTGCGCAAATTGAAGAACTGATCAAATGGGGCGTGGACTTCGACAAAAACGAGAAAGGCGAATTTGACTTGCACCGCGAGGGAGGACACTCCGAGTTCCGCATTCTTCACCATAAAGATAATACGGGAGCAGAGATTCAGGACAGCCTGATCAAAGCCGTGCAAAGGCATCCGAACATCGAGGTGATCGAAAACCAGTTTGCCGTTGAAATACTGACCCAACATCATCTGGGAGTAACTGTTACCCGCCAGACACCGGACATCAAATGCTACGGTGCCTACATCCTCGACCCGAAAACCGGAAAAGTAGATACCTACCTCGCCAAAGTGACTCTTATGGCCACCGGTGGAGTAGGAGCTGTTTATAAAACGACCACCAATCCGCTAGTCGCTACCGGAGACGGTATCGCCATGGTCTACCGTGCCAAAGGTACAGTGAAGGATATGGAGTTTGTGCAATTCCACCCCACCGCCCTGTACCATCCGGGCGACCGCCCTTCGTTCCTGATTACGGAAGCGATGCGTGGCTACGGTGGCGTACTCCGCACAATGGACGGCAAGGAGTTCATGCAAAAATACGATCCCCGTCTTTCACTCGCTCCGCGCGATATCGTAGCCCGTGCTATTGACAACGAAATGAAAAATCGGGGTGATGACCATGTTTATCTTGACGTCACCCACAAAGACCCGGAAGAGACAAAGAAGCACTTTCCCAATATTTACGAGAAATGCCTCAGCTTGGGCATCGACATCACCAAAGATTACATTCCGGTAGCTCCGGCAGCCCACTATCTTTGCGGCGGTATCCTTGTAGACCTGAACGGACAGTCTTCTATCGAACGCCTCTACGCAGTGGGAGAGTGCTCCTGCACCGGTCTCCACGGTGGTAACCGTCTGGCTTCCAACTCACTGATCGAAGCTGTCGTATATGCCGACGCTGCCGCCAAGCATAGCCTGAGAGTTGTAGACCAGTATGCCTACAACGAAGCCATCCCCGAATGGAACGACGAGGGAACCCGTTCACCGGAAGAGATGGTACTGATCACGCAAAGCATGAAGGAAGTTAACCAGATTATGAGTACTTATGTAGGTATTGTCCGCAGCGACCTTCGTCTGAAACGTGCCTGGGACCGACTGGATATCATTTACGAAGAAACTGAAAGCCTGTTCAAACGCAGCGTAGCCTCCAGAGAGATTTGCGAATTGCGTAATATGGTCAACGTAGGATATCTGATTATGCGTCAGGCAATGGAACGCAAAGAAAGCCGCGGATTGCATTATACGATTGATTATCCACACGCTAAAAAATAA
- a CDS encoding PH domain-containing protein, translating into MNRIFHARIAWYQYFLLVVLTVNAVGALWCKYILPAVLLMLLLIVVIEQIIHTVYTVSTDGVLEISTGRFMRKKVIPIAEITAIRKYHSMKFGKFSVTNYVLIEYGNGKFASVMPVKEREFVELIKKRMEQ; encoded by the coding sequence ATGAATCGAATTTTTCATGCCCGCATCGCCTGGTACCAGTATTTTCTGCTGGTGGTGCTTACTGTAAATGCCGTGGGCGCTTTGTGGTGTAAATATATCTTGCCGGCAGTGCTACTAATGCTCCTGCTTATTGTAGTCATCGAACAGATTATTCATACGGTTTACACTGTATCTACTGATGGAGTTCTGGAGATATCCACTGGACGTTTTATGCGTAAAAAAGTAATTCCTATTGCCGAAATCACAGCTATCCGGAAGTATCATTCCATGAAATTCGGAAAGTTTTCGGTGACGAATTATGTCTTGATAGAGTATGGAAACGGAAAGTTTGCTTCGGTGATGCCTGTCAAGGAACGTGAATTTGTGGAGTTGATTAAAAAGAGAATGGAACAATAA
- the lpdA gene encoding dihydrolipoyl dehydrogenase: MKYQVIIIGGGPAGYTAAEAAGKAGLSVLLIEKNNLGGVCLNEGCIPTKTLLYSAKTYDSARHSSKYAVNVSEVSFDLPKIIARKSKVVRKLVLGVKAKLTSNNVAMVTGEAQIIDKNTVRCGEETYNAENLILCTGSETFIPPITGVETVNYWTHRDALDSKELPASLAIVGGGVIGMEFASFFNSLGVQVTVIEMMDEILGGMDKELSALLRAEYAKRGIKFLLSTKVVALSQTEEGAVVSYENAEGKGSVIAEKLLMSVGRRPVTKGFGLENLNLDKTGRGAIKVNEKMQTSLSGVYVCGDLTGFSLLAHTAVREAEVAVHSILGKEDAMSYRAIPGVVYTNPEIAGVGETEESASAKGITYKVVKLPMAYSGRFVAENEGVNGVCKVLLDEQERIIGAHVLGNPASEIITLAGTAIELGLTAAAWKKVVFPHPTVGEIFREAL, encoded by the coding sequence ATGAAATACCAAGTCATTATCATCGGTGGCGGTCCCGCAGGATATACAGCCGCCGAAGCTGCCGGCAAAGCCGGTTTGAGTGTACTCCTTATCGAGAAGAATAATTTGGGAGGTGTCTGCCTGAATGAAGGATGCATCCCGACGAAAACGCTGTTGTATTCGGCAAAGACTTACGACAGTGCACGTCATTCCTCGAAATATGCGGTGAATGTCTCCGAAGTCTCTTTTGACTTGCCGAAGATCATTGCCCGTAAAAGTAAAGTGGTGCGCAAACTGGTATTGGGTGTAAAGGCAAAGTTGACCTCCAATAATGTCGCGATGGTGACGGGAGAGGCGCAGATCATAGATAAAAATACAGTTCGCTGTGGCGAAGAAACATACAATGCGGAAAATCTGATCCTTTGTACAGGCTCCGAAACCTTCATCCCTCCTATTACCGGCGTGGAAACGGTGAATTACTGGACGCATCGGGATGCGCTGGACAGTAAGGAGCTGCCTGCCTCCCTTGCCATTGTAGGCGGTGGAGTGATCGGTATGGAGTTTGCATCATTTTTTAATAGTCTCGGTGTGCAGGTAACGGTGATTGAGATGATGGATGAGATTTTGGGAGGAATGGATAAGGAACTGTCTGCATTGCTTCGTGCCGAATATGCAAAGCGGGGCATTAAATTCCTGCTCAGCACTAAAGTTGTCGCTTTATCACAGACGGAAGAGGGTGCGGTTGTTTCATACGAGAATGCAGAAGGAAAGGGCAGTGTTATAGCAGAAAAGCTATTGATGAGCGTTGGACGCCGACCTGTGACGAAAGGTTTCGGACTCGAAAATCTGAATCTGGATAAAACCGGGCGTGGCGCTATCAAGGTCAATGAGAAGATGCAGACTTCGCTGTCCGGCGTTTATGTCTGCGGTGATCTGACAGGCTTTTCTTTGTTGGCTCATACGGCTGTCCGTGAGGCTGAGGTTGCCGTACATTCTATTTTGGGTAAGGAAGATGCAATGAGTTACCGGGCTATCCCCGGCGTTGTTTATACGAATCCGGAGATTGCAGGAGTCGGAGAGACGGAAGAATCGGCCTCAGCAAAAGGAATTACTTATAAGGTGGTGAAACTTCCGATGGCTTATTCCGGTCGTTTTGTGGCGGAGAATGAAGGCGTGAACGGGGTCTGCAAAGTACTGCTGGATGAACAGGAACGGATAATCGGAGCACACGTGCTGGGCAATCCTGCTTCGGAAATCATCACTCTTGCCGGTACTGCCATTGAGCTTGGATTGACTGCCGCCGCATGGAAGAAGGTTGTTTTCCCTCATCCTACGGTAGGAGAGATTTTCCGGGAAGCATTATAA
- the dacB gene encoding D-alanyl-D-alanine carboxypeptidase/D-alanyl-D-alanine endopeptidase — protein sequence MKKYLLFLVLSVALLPTSVWGQANLSQIDSLIKRMLPEASEVGISVYDLTAKKSLYTYRDTKLSRPASTMKLLTAITALSRPDADNPFRTEVWHDGVIEHDTLQGNLYVVGGFDPEFDSLMMDSLIEEVITFPFSVINGQVYGDVSMKDSLYWGHGWAWDDTPEAYQPYMSPLMFCKGAVEVTVVPGSLQGDTASVSCKPVSSYYTLTNRTKTRTPSAGKYSLSRDWLTNGNNLIVTGNVPTFRKDLINVYDSGSFFMHAFLERLRAKGIVVPESYGFTELPSDGAEQMARWETPVQKVLNQLMKESDNLNAEAMLCRIASQATGKKRVTAEDGIVEIMKLVRNLGHDPKDYKIADGCGLSNYNYLSPALLVDFLKYAYSQSDVFQKLYKSLPVAGIDGTLKNRMKNTPAFRNVHAKTGSFTAINALAGYLKMKNGHTLAFAIMNQNVLSAAKARAFQDKVCEVIIGH from the coding sequence ATGAAGAAGTATTTGTTGTTTTTGGTTTTATCAGTTGCCCTGTTGCCCACATCCGTATGGGGGCAGGCAAATCTTTCTCAGATTGATTCACTAATCAAAAGAATGCTTCCCGAAGCATCCGAAGTCGGCATATCCGTGTATGACCTGACAGCGAAGAAGTCATTATATACTTATCGTGATACGAAACTCTCCCGCCCGGCTTCTACCATGAAGCTGCTCACGGCTATTACAGCCCTCTCCCGTCCCGATGCGGACAATCCTTTCCGTACGGAAGTCTGGCACGACGGGGTGATAGAGCATGATACGTTGCAAGGCAACTTGTATGTTGTCGGTGGATTCGATCCGGAATTTGACAGTTTGATGATGGATTCATTGATCGAAGAAGTAATCACCTTCCCTTTTTCGGTAATCAACGGACAGGTGTATGGCGATGTTTCGATGAAAGATTCCCTTTATTGGGGGCACGGATGGGCATGGGATGATACTCCGGAGGCTTATCAGCCTTATATGTCTCCGTTGATGTTTTGTAAGGGTGCTGTGGAAGTGACGGTGGTTCCCGGCTCTCTACAAGGAGATACGGCAAGCGTTTCCTGCAAGCCTGTGTCTTCTTATTATACCCTGACGAACCGGACAAAGACACGTACTCCTTCTGCCGGAAAATATTCATTATCGAGAGACTGGTTGACCAATGGGAATAATCTGATCGTAACAGGCAATGTTCCTACGTTTAGAAAGGATTTGATAAATGTCTATGATTCAGGGAGCTTCTTTATGCACGCTTTTTTAGAACGTCTCCGTGCTAAAGGAATCGTGGTTCCCGAATCGTACGGTTTTACCGAATTACCGTCCGATGGAGCAGAGCAGATGGCTCGCTGGGAGACTCCGGTGCAGAAGGTCTTGAATCAGTTGATGAAGGAAAGTGATAATTTGAATGCGGAAGCAATGCTTTGCCGGATTGCGTCACAAGCTACAGGAAAGAAACGTGTGACGGCGGAGGATGGCATTGTTGAGATTATGAAACTGGTTCGTAACCTCGGGCACGATCCGAAAGACTATAAGATTGCGGATGGTTGCGGATTGTCTAATTATAATTACCTGTCTCCTGCCCTGTTGGTCGATTTTCTGAAATATGCCTATTCACAATCCGATGTTTTTCAGAAACTGTATAAGTCCCTTCCTGTTGCCGGAATAGACGGAACGCTGAAAAACAGAATGAAGAATACTCCCGCATTCAGAAATGTCCATGCAAAGACCGGTTCGTTTACGGCGATCAATGCCCTTGCCGGTTATCTGAAGATGAAGAACGGACATACCTTGGCTTTTGCCATTATGAATCAGAATGTGCTTTCGGCTGCCAAGGCGAGGGCGTTTCAGGATAAGGTTTGTGAGGTGATTATCGGACATTGA